The genome window TGGCGCTGGCGCAAGACGGACGGTTCGACCAGATCCTGCCGGCGCTCTACCCGCTCTTCGTCCATGAGCGGCGCGAAGACGACACGGCCCTGAAGGCCGTGTGCACGCGCATGGCAGAGGAAACAGGCCCGCACGCCTTCGTGCGTCAGCAGGAGGCGATCCTCGCCCGTCCCGATGCCCGTCCGCATCTGCCCGCAATCGCCTGCCCGACCACCGTCGTCGTCGGTGAAGGCGACCGGCTGACGCCTCCGGACAGGGCGCACGAGATGCACGAGTTGATCGCGGAAAGCCGGCTCGAGATCGTCTCCGATGCCGGCCATCTTCCCACACTGGAGATGCCCGACACCGTTACCGCAATCATGCGGAACTGGTTGCGCTGATCTTTCCGCTCAATTGCGATCTTCGGGCAATACCGGAAGCGGCAGGACCGCAATGCCCTCGTCAATCAGTTCCCCGACCTCTTCACGCGTGGCCGCGCCATAAATGCCGCGCTCTTCGGTCTCGCCGTAGTGGATCTTGCGCGCTTCCTCGGGGAAGGCCGATCCGACGTTTTCGCCTTTGGCCATGAGTTCCGTGCGAAGCGCCCGGAGCTTTTC of Stappia sp. ES.058 contains these proteins:
- a CDS encoding alpha/beta fold hydrolase encodes the protein MSDTPLVLVPGLLCTRALFQPQIEAVAGRAVMIADHQTDTTLDAIADRLLEMAPERFALAGLSMGGYVAMAVMRKAPQRVTRLMLLDTTARPDAPEQTQNRRRQMALAQDGRFDQILPALYPLFVHERREDDTALKAVCTRMAEETGPHAFVRQQEAILARPDARPHLPAIACPTTVVVGEGDRLTPPDRAHEMHELIAESRLEIVSDAGHLPTLEMPDTVTAIMRNWLR